In Monodelphis domestica isolate mMonDom1 chromosome 3, mMonDom1.pri, whole genome shotgun sequence, the following proteins share a genomic window:
- the BST2 gene encoding bone marrow stromal antigen 2 yields MESCKCPSKSCLMICFLSFATIILLVCAVVYVLRANSEGCVKGLELQYQYRNETRLLQEQLRQSQENSLELEARWQSCSIDLGNLSETMKEVTSQRNYLKEENLDLTDKLKKTEAALQRERLKNKTEENSSAYTGPQTYSSLLGLCLVIALLP; encoded by the exons ATGGAAAGCTGCAAATGTCCCTCCAAAAGTTGTTTAATGATATGCTTTCTATCTTTTGCAACAATAATACTGTTAGTCTGTGCGGTGGTCTACGTCCTACGCGCCAACTCAGAAGGCTGTGTAAAGGGCTTGGAACTCCAGTACCAGTATCGGAACGAGACCCGACTACTCCAGGAGCAGCTGAGGCAAAGCCAGGAAAACTCCCTGGAGCTGGAGGCCCGATGGCAGAGTTGCAGCATTGACTTG GGAAACCTGAGTGAGACTATGAAAGAAGTGACATCCCAGAGAAACTACCTGAAAG AAGAGAACCTGGATTTGACTGATAAACTTAAGAAGACCGAAGCAGCCCTGCAGAGGGAGAG attaaaaaataaaacagaagagaacAGTTCTGCATACACTGGCCCTCAGACCTACTCTTCACTCCTGGGTCTCTGTTTGGTCATTGCCTTGCTTCCCTGA